The Lepeophtheirus salmonis chromosome 1, UVic_Lsal_1.4, whole genome shotgun sequence genome has a segment encoding these proteins:
- the LOC121132018 gene encoding uncharacterized protein, which yields MILRLLTQLLLLLSLLTNPLCYSLDYPDLYDSVTWDPSRIKARLFNSDPLQSLRKFKVPKFRSKDIEEDRLIPFYPIESINEDYDESLSSGDMIDRSFNSERRSIIVPSGDRTTNKAVSGGFKSWHELRDEINKNKKSNPSQTEAPSNSNQHRKREKTSWSHFSSNPTPGTFSSFPRMNFTHLGDFMEDHEKNMESIQNNFVHNSQGIVVHDNNEGEFSNTDYGHEWEEEEGIPQEFEGQGWIKEEEEEPRHYWNHFDNRFESEKVSRTPTTTTNAPQTTTVPKTKIPVRKWASSPRPKRHFGYKIYHNNRETTSSINTTVTPAPYIPLKKPEPTLVYGLRNAFINSKTPVFKVLPQVRQTTNDEGFVRPNYATFVTPRSPYRNNFGLKTVTKSPYRSYSPLGTRQTLRFQTSPTTTIRTTTQTTTTRTTTTTTSTTTRTTTWRPIVHNYDSTRTYPYSNNINHNWESHNTQFKRQSTPPPNEIVVFRSQPIENNRQRLVPSRPSHIPAPIPSQQTRNKVSFNHIVPTYPSVSNNGAPIPSQPTRNEVSFNHIVPTYPQVSNIAASIPSQSTRNEVSFNRVVSTYPPVPNIAAPSTLQYIPLLKNSEQEFRGQTNTIPLVNSQASEIFREHPRDTSVQLSQYNPLQNAFEHLPFLKDEQVVHFTTRTILLPTTTTTARTTSTFTTTSTTSTTTTTIPPFSQSGWLVQPHFDTIDTFTAPLLLNEGGIQVVQGPEPVRRPPRKISDNYITPLLRNTQYPSRVLEVLNDNGLTVFASLLQKFNIIQTFSLDEVTSTFFAPTNAAFGDINMESLGEFQLMKILKSHIVQGTITEKMIANDRTATSLVNTTLRTNIFKTDDRNWKEIEVKTVNGIVINKFNIPIPSSNGIIHIVDHVLTPPSDKNVLQILQDDPGQRFTTFLKALNVIKFDQVLGQSEGPWTIFAPTNKAFRTLDPRSMDTILRDSKKLSRLIYGHIIEKTVYSVGVKQHEMLSMSNGHNLNIFSRGDRMKFEGGNVIQMDISGTNGVVQVVDQVVRKI from the exons AGATCGTCTAATACCATTTTATCCCATAGAGTCTATTAATGAGGACTATGATGAGTCGCTTTCAAGCGGGGATATGATTGATAGAAGCTTTAACTCAGAGCGAAGGTCGATTATTGTTCCTTCAGGAGATCGTACAACAAACAAGGCGGTCTCGGGTGGTTTTAAATCATGGCATGAGCTACgtgatgaaattaataaaaataaaaaaagtaatccctCACAGACAGAGGCCCCAAGTAATAGTAATCAACATAGGAAAAGAGAGAAGACGTCTTGGAGCCATTTCTCTTCCAATCCCACGCCTGgaacattttcttcttttccacgAATGAACTTTACACACCTTGGTGATTTtatggaggatcatgaaaagaATATGGAGAgcattcaaaacaattttgtacataataGTCAAGGCATTGTAGTTCATGATAATAATGAGGGTGAGTTCTCAAATACAGACTATGGGCATGAATGGGAAGAAGAAGAGGGCATTCCTCAGGAATTTGAAGGTCAGGGATggataaaagaagaagaagaagaaccaAGGCATTACTGGAATCATTTTGATAACAGATTCGAGTCTGAAAAGGTATCAAGAACTCCAACGACGACGACAAACGCCCCACAGACAACAACAGTACCTAAAACCAAAATACCAGTTCGAAAGTGGGCCTCAAGTCCGCGCCCAAAACGACATTTcggctataaaatatatcataataacaGAGAGACTACATCCTCAATCAACACCACAGTCACTCCAGCCCCGTATATCCCTCTAAAAAAACCAGAACCCACTCTTGTTTATGGTCTGAGAAATGCATTTATCAATAGTAAGACACCTGTCTTCAAGGTTCTACCCCAGGTACGTCAAACTACAAATGATGAGGGCTTTGTACGCCCAAATTACGCTACCTTTGTCACTCCTCGATCCCCTTACAGAAATAACTTTGGGCTCAAAACAGTGACAAAGTCTCCCTATCGGTCATATAGTCCTCTTGGAACGAGACAGACTTTGCGCTTTCAGACTTCACCAACGACAACCATAAGAACCACTACACAAACAACCACTACACGAACAACGACAACAACCACTTCTACAACTACCAGAACAACAACTTGGAGACCCATAgttcataattatgattcaacTAGAACCTATCCATATTCCAACAACATTAACCACAATTGGGAGAGTCACAACACACAATTCAAAAGACAATCCACCCCACCTCCAAATGAAATTGTCGTGTTCCGTAGCCAGCCCATTGAGAATAATAGACAACGTCTGGTCCCTTCAAGACCCTCCCATATTCCAGCCCCTATACCTTCACAGCAAACTAGAAACAAAGTTTCCTTTAATCACATTGTACCAACCTATCCTTCCGTCTCCAACAATGGAGCGCCTATACCTTCACAGCCAACTAGGAACGAAGTTTCCTTTAATCACATTGTACCAACCTATCCACAGGTTTCCAACATTGCAGCGTCTATACCTTCACAGTCGACTAGAAACGAAGTTTCCTTTAATCGCGTTGTTTCTACCTATCCACCCGTTCCCAACATTGCAGCGCCCTCTACTCTTCAGTACATACCCCTTTTGAAAAACAGTGAGCAAGAATTCCGAGGACAGACCAATACCATTCCCTTGGTAAATAGCCAAGCCAGTGAAATATTCAGAGAGCATCCAAGAGATACATCTGTTCAACTATCCCAGTATAATCCACTACAGAACGCATTTGAACACCTCCCTTTCTTGAAAGATGAACAAGTGGTTCATTTTACAACACGAACCATTTTGCTCCCAACCACCACAACAACAGCAAGAACTACCTCGACCTTCACTACAACATCGACCACTTCAACAACAACGACGACGATTCCTCCGTTTTCGCAAAGTGGTTGGTTAGTCCAACCTCACTTTGACACAATCGACACTTTTACAGCTCCTTTACTTCTAAATGAGGGAGGGATCCAAGTAGTTCAAGGACCAGAGCCCGTTCGTCGTCCACCAAGGAAGATATCCGACAATTATATCACTCCCTTACTAAGAAACACTCAATATCCATCAAGGGTTCTGGAAGTACTCAACGACAATGGACTCACAGTCTTTGCATCACTCCTACAgaagtttaatattattcaaacctTTAGTCTTGATGAAGTTACATCTACTTTCTTTGCGCCAACTAATGCTGCTTTTGGAGATATCAACATGGAGTCCCTAGGAGAGTTTCAATTAATGAAG ATCCTCAAATCTCATATCGTTCAAGGAACGATAACTGAGAAAATGATTGCAAATGATCGAACAGCCACTTCCTTGGTCAACACAACCCTTCGAACAAACATCTTTAAAACGGATGATCGCAATTGGAAGGAGATTGAA GTAAAAACAGTGAACGGTATCGTAATCAACAAATTCAACATCCCGATACCCAGCTCAAACGGCATCATTCACATTGTGGATCACGTTCTTACTCCTCCCTCAGACAAAAACGTTCTACAAATCTTACAAGATGATCCGGGACAGCGTTTTACAACATTTCTGAAGGCTCTCAATGTAATCAAGTTCGATCAGGTCCTTGGACAAAGTG AGGGACCTTGGACCATCTTTGCTCCAACGAATAAAGCGTTTCGCACACTAGATCCCCGATCTATGGATACGATACTTCGAGACTCTAAGAAGCTTTCCCGGCTAATATATGGACATATCATTGAAAAAACTGTTTACTCTGTGGGCGTGAAACAGCATGAAATGCTCTCAATGTCTAATGGACATAATCTCAACATTTTTTCACGCGGAg atCGAATGAAATTCGAGGGTGGAAACGTAATTCAAATGGATATATCTGGAACGAATGGTGTCGTACAAGTAGTGGACCAAGTTGTTCGAAAAATCTAG